DNA from Microbispora sp. ZYX-F-249:
TGGATGGCGCGTCGCGCGCCTGGTCGGGGTGCGCGACGAGAACCCCACCGCCCGCACGCTGGTCTTCGACGTGCCCGTCCGCCCGGGCCATCTGGCCGGTCAGCACGTCGACGTCAAGCTCACGGCCGAGGACGGCTACTCCGCCCGCCGCAGCTACTCCCTCGCCGGGCCCGAGGGCGTGGAGCTGACCGTGCAGCGGGTGCCCGACGGCGAGGTCTCGCCGTACCTCACCATGGACATGGAGCCCGGCGACGAGCTGGAGCTGCGCGGCCCGTGGGCGGCTGGTTCGTCGGGCGTCCGGACGGCCCCGCCCCGACGGGCACCCGAGGCCGCCCGGCCGCCTCACCGCCGCCGATCTCGGCCCGTACGGCGAGGCCGACCGCTACGTGTGCGGCCCCACCGGCTTCGCGGAGGCCGCGGCGGCGCTCCTGGTGGGGGCTCTGCCACGACCCCGCCCGCATCAGAACCGAACGCTTCGGTCCCACGGGAGACTGACATGCAGGCCGACCATCTCGACGGGAACGCCCTGGCCGGTCCGCTGGCCGAGATCCTCACGGCCGACGTCTCGGCCGCCGTCAGCCGCTGCGCCTCCTGCGGCCTGACCGGTCCTGTGGCCCGTCTGCGCGTGTACGACCGGGCTTCCGGCCTCGTGGCCCGCTGCCCGGGATGCGAGGAGGTCGTGCTGCGCCTGGTCCGGAGCGCGGACGCGGCCTGGCTCGACCTGCGCGGCGCCACCACCCTGCGCATCCCGCTGGGCGGCACGAGCCCGGGCGCGTTCGCCGCGCACGAGGGCGGACAGCCCGGCGCGGGCCTATGACCGTCGAGCCGGCAGCCGGAGTCGCCCGGCCCCGTGTTCTGCTACAACGACCGCGTCGCCCGCGATTTCGTCGTGAGCGGGCCGCCGCCGGCGGAGCGGTCAGCGGTACGCGTAGCAGTAGTTCGACTTGTCCTTGAACCGGTGGAAGGCCGCCGGGTCGTGGAAGCGCCAGCGGCAGCCCGCGTCGCGCCGGCTCTGGGTCAGATACATGGTGTCGCCCTTCCGCTTGACGCAGTACGCCCCGGGTGTGGGCGTCTCCCGGTACTCGACCCACTCCCAGCCGATGCTCACGCAGTACTCGGTGAAATGCCCGGGTCCCAGCTCCACGACCCGCTTGACCGGCGTGGGCGAGGGCCGCGCCGGTTTCGCGGCCGGAGAGTCGGCGGGGACCGGCACGGTCGTCTTCGAGTGGCGGACTGTCGGACGTGTGGTGACCGTCCTCGTCAGGGCCGGCCGGGTGGTGTCCGGCCTGGCCGTCGACCGGCTCACCCGCGGCCGGTGCGAGGAGGCGGGCGACGCGGATCGCGAGGCGGCGGGCGACGGGGCTCCGGACGGAGACGAGCCGCCGCCGGTGTCCGCCGAGGCGGCCGGGGCCGTGCCGGCCGCCGCCGCTCGCTCCGTTTCGGGGGCGCGGGTTCCCGCCGGCGACCACGGCAGTGACGGCAGCAGCGCGACGGCGGCGGCCACCGTGGCCGCCACGGCTACGAGGACGGCGATGACGGCCCGGACCCGCCTGCGCCGACCGCCTCCGGGCACGGTCACCGGCCCGGACGGCGGACCCGGCGCACCGGATGCGGCGGGTACGGCCGGCGCGGACGGTGCACCGGATGCGGCGGGTACGAACCCTGCGTCAGGCGCGGCCGCTGCGGACCGCGCCTCGTGGCGCGGGCGCACGAGGCGGTCGAGGATCTCCCGCGCGGTCGGCCGCCGTCCCGGGTCCTTGGCGAGGCAGGCCGCGAGCAGGTCGCGCAGCGGCGCCTCGATCCCCTCCAGGCCGGGCTCCTGGTTGAGGATCCTGTTGATGATGGCGGGGATGGCGTCGGCGCCGAACGGCGGGCGGCCCGTGGCGGCGAACGCGATCGTGGACGCCCAGGCGAACACGTCGAGGGCGAAACCGAGCTCGCCGGCCGCGAGCTGCTCGGGCGCCATGTAGGCGGGCGTCCCGACGACCTGGCTGGTCACCGTGCTCGTGGCGGCGAGGGCGCGGGCGATCCCAAAGTCGATGACGCGCGGCCCGTCCGATCCGATCAGCACGTTCTGCGGCTTGAAGTCCCGGTGGACGACCCCGGCGTCGTGCAGGGCGACCAGAGCGGTGGCCGTGCCGATGGCGAGCCGTTCGAGCGCGCCGCCCGACAACGGCCCCCGCGCGGCCACCACCTGGTTCAGCGGAGGCCCCTCGACGTACTCGCTCACGATGAACGGCCGGCCGCCGTCCATGCCGGACTCCAGCACCTGGGCCGTGCAGAACCGGGCGACCCTGCGGGCGAGCTCCGCCTCGCGGGTGAAGTCGGCACGGGCCGCGGCGTCCCGGCCGAGCCGCGCGTGGAAGAGCTTGACCGCGACGAGGTCGCCGGACTCCGCCTCGCCGAGGTAGACGACGCCTTGGCCTCCCTCGCCGATCCTGCCGGTGATGCGGTAGGAGCCCAGGCGTACGGGATCGCTCGGCTCCAGCGGCTGCGGCATGACTCTCCGGTGGGTCGGGGGCACGGTCAAACCCCAGTATCCCCATGGAAGATCGCTTTGCAGGCCCCGTTCGCGAGGATCGCGCGAACGGGACGGCCTTGCCGTGTTGCCGGAAGGAGCCGCGGCGGGGCAAAGGCTCCCGGGACGGCCCGCCGCGTGCCCGCCCTCGGCTGACCGGGCAGAGATGAGGCCCTCCTCGATATCGCCTTCCTCGTCATCGCCGTCGAATACGTCAATGCCAAGGCGGGCCAGCGCCTCGTGCGGGGTAAGGCCGCGGACGAAGGTCGCGCAGAACGCCTCGTCATCGAGCCAGTTGTAGGCCGCGCATGGGAATCCTGTCGGGGGTCTTGTCGAACCGGAAGGCCAGGCCACGCCACTCCTTGACCTGATTGATGCACCGT
Protein-coding regions in this window:
- a CDS encoding DUF6510 family protein — its product is MTGWRVARLVGVRDENPTARTLVFDVPVRPGHLAGQHVDVKLTAEDGYSARRSYSLAGPEGVELTVQRVPDGEVSPYLTMDMEPGDELELRGPWAAGSSGVRTAPPRRAPEAARPPHRRRSRPVRRGRPLRVRPHRLRGGRGGAPGGGSATTPPASEPNASVPRETDMQADHLDGNALAGPLAEILTADVSAAVSRCASCGLTGPVARLRVYDRASGLVARCPGCEEVVLRLVRSADAAWLDLRGATTLRIPLGGTSPGAFAAHEGGQPGAGL
- a CDS encoding serine/threonine-protein kinase, with translation MPQPLEPSDPVRLGSYRITGRIGEGGQGVVYLGEAESGDLVAVKLFHARLGRDAAARADFTREAELARRVARFCTAQVLESGMDGGRPFIVSEYVEGPPLNQVVAARGPLSGGALERLAIGTATALVALHDAGVVHRDFKPQNVLIGSDGPRVIDFGIARALAATSTVTSQVVGTPAYMAPEQLAAGELGFALDVFAWASTIAFAATGRPPFGADAIPAIINRILNQEPGLEGIEAPLRDLLAACLAKDPGRRPTAREILDRLVRPRHEARSAAAAPDAGFVPAASGAPSAPAVPAASGAPGPPSGPVTVPGGGRRRRVRAVIAVLVAVAATVAAAVALLPSLPWSPAGTRAPETERAAAAGTAPAASADTGGGSSPSGAPSPAASRSASPASSHRPRVSRSTARPDTTRPALTRTVTTRPTVRHSKTTVPVPADSPAAKPARPSPTPVKRVVELGPGHFTEYCVSIGWEWVEYRETPTPGAYCVKRKGDTMYLTQSRRDAGCRWRFHDPAAFHRFKDKSNYCYAYR